The stretch of DNA GCTCTGAGCCAGGGTAAAGTCCTCCAGGCACCAGCCGTCCTTGAGGAACTCTTTAGACACGATACAAACTAACTTCCTGCTCCCTCATATGGCGTCCCTGATATTGAACAGGTCTTCACCTGGGATGAAGTCTCTGACCTCGAAGCAGCAGCGGAGGACGTTTCGCTCCGCGAACTGAGAGTCTAGTCTGTTCAACAGGGTGGTTTCTACCCACTTGTAGTCGTTGTTGCTGAAGCATAAGTAAGCGTCGTACCGAGGGCCACCAGCAGAAGGATCCCTCCTAGGGCCCTCAAGGATCTTGGCGGTCACCTTTTTGTAAACTTTGAAGAGGAATCCACGGAGACGAGCGAAAACGATTGTTCccaccatgatcaggatgatgaGCGCTGTGCAGCCGATGAAGAGCGAGAGCCTCAGCTCCTGAACCAGCCTCTCGTCATCCTCCTCACACAATATGACTGAGCTGTAATTCAACAGGCTGATGCCATGGAGATCTGAAGGAAACGCACAGCTGAATTCATTCACGCCAGGGTCAGGAAAAGTCACGTTAGTCCCTTTCAGCCACATCAGAAAGTCCTCCAGACCGCAGTCACAGTGGAATTGATTCCTATACAGGTTGATCCAGCTGAGAGAATGGAAAGCTTCTGGGTCAGGAGAGGCCAGGAAATTGTAAGAGAGGTCAACTGTTTTGAGACTCTCTGG from Salvelinus fontinalis isolate EN_2023a chromosome 20, ASM2944872v1, whole genome shotgun sequence encodes:
- the LOC129817407 gene encoding LOW QUALITY PROTEIN: toll-like receptor 5 (The sequence of the model RefSeq protein was modified relative to this genomic sequence to represent the inferred CDS: substituted 1 base at 1 genomic stop codon), which gives rise to MDLHFNSLTYLKADTFPESLKTVDLSYNFLASPDPEAFHSLSWINLYRNQFHCDCGLEDFLMWLKGTNVTFPDPGVNEFSCAFPSDLHGISLLNYSSVILCEEDDERLVQELRLSLFIGCTALIILIMVGTIVFARLRGFLFKVYKKVTAKILEGPRRDPSAGGPRYDAYLCFSNNDYKWVETTLLNRLDSQFAERNVLRCCFEVRDFIPGEDLFNIRDAIXGSRKLVCIVSKEFLKDGWCLEDFTLAQSRMLEELRDVLIMVVVGNVLHYRLMKHEGIRTFARKRDYLQWPEDTQDIQWFYEKLMSKILKDKKNTAKDNNGDITLVNMTVGT